The genomic DNA ATCATTACTCAGAACAACCCCGGATGACGACAGTTTTTGCTTTGCCTCTGCAATGATTTCTCCATCTTTGTTTATAATCCTAAAAGCAAATGATTTTCCTATACTGATTCTTTCTATACACAAATTTTGGCACCCCACTTTAATCTGGCAAGCTATTTTCCCAGAGAAAACCTTATGACATCTTTTAACTTTGAACCATGGTTGCTCCTCTTGGCTTTTTAAACTTGAATTATTGCAATATTTGTAGCCTTCCCAACATCCAAAAGCTAGTAATGTCTTTTTGATGGTGCAGAGAAGATTGCCTTGTTGATCCATGAGATTGACTTCTCTTTTACCTTTTTTGTCGTAGTTATCAACACGATAAACGATGTTACCCTTTGAATCATAGACAGTGCAACCATTGGAGTGTAGAACAAGTGATTTCATCCATACAGTAtatctctctcttttattaGACCTGCTGATGAGACAATGATCATGGGATTTAGAGGATGTTGTGGATTCTTGATGAGGATAAACTTTGCCCATTGTCTGTTATGTTATTGTGAGTAATGTGATATTTGATAAGAGCTTCTGATTAATTGGTGTGTGTTAAAAGAATCGTTGTGACCATCTTATTTATATGCCCTACAGTAACAGTAACTT from Medicago truncatula cultivar Jemalong A17 chromosome 8, MtrunA17r5.0-ANR, whole genome shotgun sequence includes the following:
- the LOC25502043 gene encoding protein LURP-one-related 4, whose amino-acid sequence is MGKVYPHQESTTSSKSHDHCLISRSNKRERYTVWMKSLVLHSNGCTVYDSKGNIVYRVDNYDKKGKREVNLMDQQGNLLCTIKKTLLAFGCWEGYKYCNNSSLKSQEEQPWFKVKRCHKVFSGKIACQIKVGCQNLCIERISIGKSFAFRIINKDGEIIAEAKQKLSSSGVVLSNDILTLDLAAGTDHSLIMALITVYGLICGKM